In Pseudomonas sp. Q1-7, the genomic window CCTTTTCGCCCTGGTCAACTGCCCCAGTGTCGGTCTCTGGACCATCGCCGGCAGCCTGCTGCGCCGTTGGCTGTCCGAACCGCGCATACTGCGCCTGTTCAACATCGGCATGGCCCTGTTGCTGGTGGCCTCGCTCTATCCCATTCTGGTCGACGTCAACGGAACGCTCTGATGCACCCTACCTCGGAAACCCCGGTCAACCCGCCACGCTTGCGTCCCCTGGCGGACTCCTCGCCCTCCGCCGTGGTGGCGGGCTTCATCGCCATGCTCACCGGCTACACCAGTTCCCTGGTACTAATGTTCCAGGCCGGCCAGGCCGCGGGTCTGAGCAATGCCCAGATTTCTTCCTGGATCTGGGCCCTGTCCATCGGCATGGCCCTGACCACTATCGGCCTGTCCCTGCGCTACCGCACGCCGATCGTGGTTGCCTGGTCCACCCCCGGCGCGGCCCTGCTGATCACCAGCCTGCCGGGCGTCAGCTACGGCGAAGCCATAGGCGCCTTCATCGTCTGTGCCGCGCTGCTCGCCCTGGTGGGCCTGACCGGCGGCTTCGAGCGCCTGATGCGCCGGCTGCCGGCGTCGCTGGCGGCCGCCCTGCTGGCTGGCATCCTGTTCAAGATCGGCAGCGAGATCTTCATTGCCGCCCAGCACCGCACCGCGCTGGTCCTGGCCATGTTCGTCAGCTACCTGCTGTTCAAGCGCCTGCAGCCGCGCTATGCCGTGCTGGCGGCGCTCCTGGTGGGTTGCGTGATGGCGGCCGCGCTGGGCCTGCTGGACTTCAGCGGCTTCGAGTTCGCCCTGGCCGAGCCGGTGTGGACTACGCCGGAGTTTTCCGCCACGGCCGTGATCAGCATCGGCATTCCGCTGTTCGTGGTGGCCATGGCCTCGCAGAACATCCCCGGCATCGCCGTATTGCGCGCCGACGGTTACCCGGTGCCGGCCTCGCCGCTGATTTCGGTCACCGGCATCGCCTCCCTGCTGCTGGCGCCCTTCGGCTCCCACGGCATCAACCTGGCCGCCATCAGCGCCGCCATCTGCACCGGCTCCCACGCCCACGAGGACCACGCCAAGCGCTACACCGC contains:
- a CDS encoding benzoate/H(+) symporter BenE family transporter, whose translation is MHPTSETPVNPPRLRPLADSSPSAVVAGFIAMLTGYTSSLVLMFQAGQAAGLSNAQISSWIWALSIGMALTTIGLSLRYRTPIVVAWSTPGAALLITSLPGVSYGEAIGAFIVCAALLALVGLTGGFERLMRRLPASLAAALLAGILFKIGSEIFIAAQHRTALVLAMFVSYLLFKRLQPRYAVLAALLVGCVMAAALGLLDFSGFEFALAEPVWTTPEFSATAVISIGIPLFVVAMASQNIPGIAVLRADGYPVPASPLISVTGIASLLLAPFGSHGINLAAISAAICTGSHAHEDHAKRYTAAVWCGIFYGVAGTFAATLAALFAAFPTELVLSIAALALFGSISNGLTAAMQEPREREAALITFMVTASGMSLLSIGSAFWGLIAGVLTLLILNVDSGKQK